In Variovorax paradoxus, a single genomic region encodes these proteins:
- a CDS encoding Flp family type IVb pilin, whose amino-acid sequence MLGQITRFLKDEEGATAIEYGIIAGLVAVAIVTSLSGTDGLGPKLSGLFTYIAGKVTAPAS is encoded by the coding sequence ATGCTTGGTCAAATTACTCGTTTTTTAAAGGACGAGGAAGGCGCGACCGCAATTGAGTACGGAATTATTGCGGGGTTGGTTGCGGTCGCGATTGTTACGTCACTCTCTGGCACCGATGGCCTCGGCCCCAAGCTTTCCGGCCTCTTCACCTATATCGCCGGCAAAGTGACTGCCCCCGCCTCTTAA
- a CDS encoding Flp family type IVb pilin: MLNSIARFLRDEEGATAIEYGIIAGLVAVAIVASLNGTNGLGTKLAGLFTYIAGKVTAPAS, from the coding sequence ATGCTTAACTCAATTGCCCGTTTTCTGCGCGACGAAGAAGGCGCCACCGCCATCGAGTACGGAATCATTGCTGGCCTCGTCGCCGTTGCCATCGTGGCGTCCCTTAACGGTACCAACGGTCTTGGCACCAAGCTCGCGGGTCTGTTCACGTACATCGCCGGCAAGGTAACGGCGCCGGCGTCCTGA
- a CDS encoding A24 family peptidase has protein sequence MQLACLLWLLFVAVYDFRQRRVPNWLVLAGAAVALAALASGMQPFGIEWSTALTGAAIGFGALLLLYAIGLMGAGDVKFAGALGLWVGLQALLPIWVVASLLAGLHSALWLALQRWPVAPRLSLMLLGRSSAASSGAASATARRRIVPYAAYLSLATAVWMVWGRQG, from the coding sequence ATGCAATTGGCGTGTCTGCTGTGGTTGCTATTCGTTGCCGTCTATGACTTCCGTCAACGCCGCGTCCCCAACTGGCTCGTGCTTGCCGGCGCCGCAGTGGCACTGGCGGCACTTGCCTCCGGGATGCAGCCCTTCGGCATCGAATGGTCCACCGCACTCACGGGGGCGGCCATCGGCTTCGGCGCCCTGCTGCTCCTGTACGCCATCGGCCTCATGGGGGCTGGCGACGTGAAATTCGCGGGCGCGCTCGGACTCTGGGTGGGCCTGCAGGCATTGCTGCCGATATGGGTCGTGGCCAGCCTGCTGGCAGGCCTTCACAGCGCGCTCTGGCTCGCGCTGCAGCGCTGGCCCGTGGCACCACGGCTGTCGCTGATGCTGCTGGGCCGCTCTTCGGCCGCAAGCAGCGGCGCTGCGTCCGCAACGGCGCGCAGGCGCATCGTTCCCTACGCAGCCTACCTCTCGTTGGCCACCGCGGTCTGGATGGTCTGGGGGCGACAGGGCTAG
- the cpaB gene encoding Flp pilus assembly protein CpaB: MINLTKILAAILVLLAIALGGYAWMLSRQAPAPAVATTGPAAPTKAKEVLVYPVVVAAKALPAGEAIPADALRVERLTINPAGAFQDVSVAAGRVPVIDLAEGAPLMENQLVSGLAVRIAEGERAVAIKADEIMGVGNKIQPGDFVDVFITLKSDGKDVDRSQARLLLSRKRVLAFGSASVDGMPSKAPDKAAAQQAQRTEMARTAVLAVPVDEVNRLTIGDASGRLLLALRNPTDMSQPDPKLFAELPTALQPVQAKTGEPRRAPLEGLDLAQAGLTTADLATGGKGPGVKSPAVEARVATAPRRATSAGAHGGLQVEVIRGARSETVSY, encoded by the coding sequence ATGATCAATCTCACCAAGATCCTCGCCGCCATCCTCGTGCTTCTGGCCATCGCACTCGGTGGCTATGCCTGGATGCTGAGCCGCCAGGCTCCCGCTCCCGCGGTGGCGACAACAGGCCCAGCCGCACCGACCAAGGCCAAGGAGGTGCTGGTCTACCCGGTCGTCGTGGCCGCCAAGGCATTGCCCGCGGGCGAGGCGATTCCCGCGGATGCGCTGCGCGTGGAGCGCCTGACGATCAACCCGGCGGGCGCATTCCAGGACGTGTCCGTGGCTGCCGGCCGTGTGCCGGTGATCGACCTCGCCGAAGGCGCACCGCTGATGGAAAACCAGCTGGTCTCCGGTCTCGCGGTGCGCATCGCCGAAGGCGAGCGCGCTGTCGCGATCAAGGCCGACGAGATCATGGGCGTGGGCAACAAGATCCAGCCCGGCGACTTCGTCGACGTGTTCATCACGCTCAAGTCGGACGGCAAGGACGTCGACCGCAGCCAGGCGCGCCTGCTGCTCTCCCGCAAGCGTGTGCTGGCTTTCGGCAGCGCATCCGTCGATGGGATGCCGTCCAAGGCACCCGACAAGGCGGCCGCACAGCAGGCCCAACGAACAGAAATGGCACGCACTGCCGTGCTGGCGGTACCCGTCGACGAGGTGAACCGCCTGACCATCGGCGACGCCAGCGGCCGGCTGCTGCTCGCGCTGCGCAATCCCACGGACATGTCGCAGCCAGATCCGAAGCTTTTTGCCGAACTTCCCACTGCCTTGCAGCCCGTGCAAGCCAAGACAGGCGAACCGCGCCGCGCGCCTCTTGAAGGCCTCGATCTTGCGCAAGCAGGGCTGACCACTGCCGATCTGGCCACAGGCGGCAAAGGCCCCGGTGTCAAGTCTCCCGCTGTCGAAGCACGAGTCGCAACCGCACCCCGCCGTGCAACCAGTGCTGGCGCGCACGGGGGCCTTCAGGTCGAGGTTATTCGCGGCGCCCGCAGCGAAACCGTTAGCTATTGA
- a CDS encoding type II and III secretion system protein family protein yields the protein MHYMPREQSTFVTRSPAKASSRLLRPALVALSVMSQAVWPTASMAADAQAARPQPMQRPLILGAGTQQELLIEKGIDRMAIGDEAIATVAITRKAPNSAAARLIVTGKVAGRTSLMVWEKGSTSAITYPVEVRRPSSTVSGSMDSMTAHQVARDTALASNGEKADLIDRSVVNVRSNTVQVEVKVVEFNRSVLKQAGLNIFSTRPNSSGFSFGVFSPSSLISSTFAANGQIAVQYNNPLTQAFDLLFNFSKAGIGLNFGFLEGNGMARVLAEPTLVALSGQSASFLAGGELPIPVPQGLGTISIEYKPFGIGLTLTPTVLSNERIVLKVAPEASDLDYTNAITLNGVVVPAITTRRADTTVELGDGESFIIGGLVSRTTTSNASKVPMLGDLPIIGTFFSKNNYQMNEKELVILVTPHLVKPIARGTDLAPYLPGSAEQRDGAVWRAYLLGGAVDTPVPGFSR from the coding sequence ATGCATTACATGCCTCGCGAGCAGTCGACCTTTGTCACCCGCAGCCCCGCGAAAGCTTCGTCACGACTGCTGCGCCCGGCCTTGGTCGCCTTGTCCGTGATGTCACAAGCTGTGTGGCCGACAGCGTCCATGGCTGCCGATGCGCAAGCAGCGCGCCCGCAACCGATGCAGCGTCCCTTGATCCTCGGCGCTGGCACGCAACAGGAGCTGCTGATTGAAAAGGGCATCGATCGCATGGCGATCGGCGACGAGGCCATCGCCACTGTCGCAATCACACGCAAGGCACCCAACTCCGCGGCGGCACGGCTGATCGTCACCGGCAAAGTTGCAGGACGCACCTCGTTGATGGTCTGGGAAAAAGGCAGCACCTCCGCCATCACCTATCCGGTCGAAGTGCGGCGCCCCTCGTCCACGGTGAGCGGCAGCATGGACAGCATGACCGCACACCAGGTAGCGCGAGACACTGCGCTGGCCAGCAACGGTGAAAAGGCGGATCTGATCGACCGCTCGGTGGTGAACGTGCGCAGCAACACGGTGCAAGTCGAAGTCAAGGTGGTGGAATTCAATCGCAGCGTACTCAAGCAGGCAGGGTTGAACATCTTCAGCACGCGTCCCAACTCGAGTGGCTTCAGCTTCGGCGTCTTCTCGCCTTCCTCCCTCATATCGTCGACCTTTGCCGCCAACGGCCAGATCGCCGTCCAGTACAACAACCCGCTGACGCAAGCTTTCGACCTGCTCTTCAACTTCAGCAAGGCCGGCATAGGATTGAACTTCGGCTTTCTTGAAGGTAACGGCATGGCCCGTGTGCTAGCCGAGCCCACACTGGTGGCGCTGTCGGGCCAGAGCGCCAGCTTCCTGGCCGGCGGCGAACTGCCGATCCCGGTGCCGCAAGGCCTGGGCACCATCAGCATCGAATACAAGCCCTTCGGCATCGGCCTCACACTGACTCCGACCGTGCTCTCCAACGAACGCATCGTGCTCAAGGTTGCCCCCGAGGCCAGCGATCTGGACTACACGAACGCCATCACCCTGAACGGCGTCGTGGTGCCCGCCATTACCACGCGCCGTGCCGACACCACGGTGGAACTGGGCGACGGCGAGAGCTTCATCATCGGCGGCCTCGTCAGCCGCACCACCACTTCGAACGCCAGCAAGGTGCCGATGCTCGGCGACCTGCCGATCATCGGCACCTTCTTCAGCAAGAACAATTACCAGATGAACGAGAAGGAGCTCGTGATTCTGGTCACGCCGCACCTGGTCAAGCCCATCGCGCGCGGCACCGACCTGGCGCCGTACCTGCCCGGCAGCGCCGAACAGCGCGACGGCGCGGTGTGGCGCGCCTACCTCCTCGGTGGCGCGGTCGACACGCCGGTTCCAGGCTTCTCCCGCTGA
- a CDS encoding AAA family ATPase → MNAPRDSIPETGSETYLFASSNGSHITWLTDALGTLGSVVVLAPDTKSIDERIALLGPVAVFIDFSPDQSANAVQLHQRLKRDWPTLPVLATGVSAEPAAMLSALRAGVDDFIDMAAPSTDAVTTLRALLDRRSTLQGGTRGSTLALLGARAGLGVTTLATSLALTLHDQLAQAPARPPGRSSRHGVALLDLGLPARDGLLYLDTQSGFSFVDGVRNLRRLDQTLLHTALAHHTSGVAILPLPASLAQVREISHADSVALIKRLADFFDFQVADLGGFSTIDFMAQTVREAQQAWVVCDQSIGGIVSTANMLKELRARNVEIERLSLVVNKFDSHVGLTAKDIAERLELPLRHVLPSRSAQLMAAASRGEMLVRTARSDPYAQAVTGLARSLHQEYMSATGQPPAKDPRWVALMSQVTGLWKSSHEG, encoded by the coding sequence ATGAACGCTCCACGCGACAGCATTCCAGAGACAGGCAGCGAGACCTATCTGTTCGCTTCGAGCAACGGCAGCCACATCACGTGGCTGACCGATGCGCTCGGCACGCTGGGCTCGGTGGTGGTCCTGGCGCCGGACACCAAGTCGATCGACGAACGCATCGCCCTGCTCGGGCCGGTGGCGGTGTTCATCGATTTCTCGCCCGACCAGAGCGCCAATGCCGTCCAGCTCCATCAGCGCCTGAAGCGCGACTGGCCCACGCTGCCGGTGCTGGCCACCGGCGTGTCGGCCGAACCCGCCGCCATGCTTTCCGCTTTGCGCGCGGGGGTGGACGACTTCATCGACATGGCCGCGCCGTCCACCGACGCGGTCACGACGCTGCGCGCGCTGCTCGACCGCCGCAGCACTCTGCAAGGCGGCACGCGCGGCAGCACGTTGGCCTTGCTGGGCGCGCGCGCCGGACTCGGCGTGACCACGCTGGCAACCAGCCTGGCCCTCACGCTGCACGACCAGCTCGCGCAGGCCCCCGCGCGTCCGCCGGGCCGCAGCTCCAGGCACGGCGTCGCGCTGCTCGACCTGGGGCTGCCGGCACGCGACGGCCTGCTCTACCTCGACACCCAGAGCGGCTTCAGCTTCGTCGACGGCGTGCGCAACCTGCGCCGGCTCGACCAGACCCTGCTGCACACGGCGCTCGCGCATCACACCAGCGGCGTGGCCATCCTGCCGCTGCCCGCGAGCCTGGCGCAGGTGCGCGAGATCTCGCATGCCGACTCGGTGGCGCTGATCAAGCGGCTGGCCGACTTCTTCGATTTCCAGGTCGCCGATCTCGGCGGTTTCTCGACCATCGACTTCATGGCGCAGACGGTGCGCGAGGCGCAGCAGGCCTGGGTCGTGTGCGACCAGAGCATCGGCGGCATCGTGTCCACCGCCAACATGCTCAAGGAGCTGCGTGCGCGCAACGTCGAGATCGAACGCCTCTCGCTGGTGGTCAACAAGTTCGACAGCCATGTCGGCCTCACGGCCAAGGACATCGCCGAACGGCTCGAGCTGCCACTGCGCCACGTGCTGCCTTCGCGCAGCGCACAACTGATGGCGGCGGCGAGCCGCGGCGAGATGCTGGTGCGCACCGCGCGCAGCGACCCCTACGCGCAGGCGGTGACGGGCCTGGCCCGCAGCCTGCACCAGGAATACATGTCTGCCACGGGCCAACCTCCGGCCAAGGATCCACGCTGGGTTGCGCTCATGTCGCAAGTCACCGGCCTCTGGAAGAGTTCACACGAAGGCTGA